In Candidatus Hydrogenedentota bacterium, one genomic interval encodes:
- a CDS encoding PEP-CTERM sorting domain-containing protein (PEP-CTERM proteins occur, often in large numbers, in the proteomes of bacteria that also encode an exosortase, a predicted intramembrane cysteine proteinase. The presence of a PEP-CTERM domain at a protein's C-terminus predicts cleavage within the sorting domain, followed by covalent anchoring to some some component of the (usually Gram-negative) cell surface. Many PEP-CTERM proteins exhibit an unusual sequence composition that includes large numbers of potential glycosylation sites. Expression of one such protein has been shown restore the ability of a bacterium to form floc, a type of biofilm.), with the protein MKRWTPEAEQRLDDYLEEIVDLTQRSGEVDDDFVEELRQHIRSDAEESAGGVVTPQHLERALAAAGKPRDVLGLESSEPANGHGHGAAREQGLAESETAAPTVAVRGKPLLKVRLIFGGIILPTLALCMELFLLSESGGGGVGVMPTLMHVFMIALVPMLVWYLIVRRDPAGDMATAGMRNRIAMMLGYLSAISLIYTIFLLPITPFALIGILYLGLGLIALAPASAFLCSLHLLVKFGQYGLFDKNGGRRARLWYSTGIAVAVAPLAGHWGLQSARHHHAMQVVHGDAEAQSQSLWTLRLIGTPDPSTAWGRDQNLSWMWRGLLSDRNRWDGDWLSVEDLERVHFRATGEIADPQAAGSRWYTTNALSQRWRLLREQGGDKVGAMIPGLSLASSNLDVDMVRDGLAESGLSYTEWVLEFSNDNPEANEARCVIAMPPGSVASRLTLWINGVECEAAFGGTNQVKAAYRDVAVVRRQDPALLSNPAKGEVFLQCFPVPAFGKMKVKIGVTAPLQSLGGKAYLMLPRIVDENFTVAPRFAHQISAEGFKGLSSPISGLTAIPGNGGTSSIAGRAPHKALSGEVATPWLLVEGAVTTGLFEGQLGSYSATMEIAPAASTESRNVWLVVDGSAGVGRAKIDWAALVRAFPEGAALHATFAGFNSEHWDESGGREGLIAWLSARDFAYGQRVVPAMVEASQRALATANGELLVIHGPQPYEDEEDDALASAIKRGRRNGGALPVRMVGVASGPNAVARSLVNFSEVETIATFDSPQKTLEQLARAGVATDLVRKYTLRGDGASAVDGAPHGTASHVVRMAALDRIMGLLRSESPLETEEAVSIAKRCRLVTPVSGAVVLENQAQYARHGLDDKEALDAVPAVPEPEEWLLLGVAALALGVALLRRKKTFVVVP; encoded by the coding sequence ATGAAGCGCTGGACGCCCGAAGCGGAACAACGGCTGGATGATTATCTGGAAGAAATCGTCGACCTGACCCAGAGAAGCGGCGAGGTCGATGACGACTTTGTGGAGGAACTCCGTCAGCACATCCGCAGCGATGCGGAGGAGAGCGCGGGCGGGGTGGTGACGCCACAGCATCTGGAGCGGGCGCTGGCGGCGGCGGGCAAGCCCCGGGATGTGCTGGGGTTGGAGTCGAGCGAGCCGGCGAATGGACACGGACACGGCGCGGCGCGCGAACAAGGTCTGGCTGAGTCCGAAACAGCCGCGCCCACCGTCGCAGTGCGCGGGAAGCCCTTGCTGAAGGTACGTCTGATCTTCGGTGGAATCATCCTGCCCACGCTGGCGCTGTGCATGGAGCTATTTTTACTTTCCGAGAGTGGCGGCGGCGGTGTGGGGGTGATGCCGACGCTGATGCATGTTTTCATGATCGCGCTGGTGCCGATGTTGGTCTGGTACTTGATTGTGCGCCGTGATCCCGCGGGTGACATGGCGACGGCGGGGATGAGAAACCGGATCGCGATGATGCTGGGTTATCTCAGCGCGATCTCGTTGATCTACACCATTTTCCTGCTGCCTATTACGCCCTTTGCGCTGATTGGTATTCTATATCTGGGCCTTGGTTTGATTGCGCTCGCCCCTGCGAGTGCGTTTCTGTGCAGTCTTCATCTGCTTGTCAAGTTCGGGCAGTACGGACTCTTTGACAAGAACGGTGGACGCCGTGCCCGGCTATGGTATTCGACGGGTATTGCGGTGGCGGTTGCACCGCTCGCCGGTCACTGGGGTCTTCAGTCTGCCCGCCATCACCACGCGATGCAGGTGGTGCATGGCGACGCCGAGGCGCAGTCGCAGTCCTTATGGACCCTGCGCTTGATCGGCACGCCTGATCCTTCGACGGCCTGGGGGCGGGACCAGAATCTCTCCTGGATGTGGCGAGGTCTACTCTCGGACAGAAATCGCTGGGATGGTGATTGGCTGAGCGTTGAGGACCTGGAGCGGGTGCACTTCCGGGCTACCGGCGAGATCGCCGATCCGCAGGCTGCGGGTTCGCGCTGGTACACCACCAATGCCTTATCTCAGCGCTGGCGCTTGCTTCGCGAGCAGGGCGGTGACAAGGTCGGCGCGATGATACCTGGTTTGTCGCTGGCGAGCAGCAATCTGGATGTGGACATGGTCCGGGACGGTCTGGCGGAGTCGGGGTTGTCCTACACCGAGTGGGTGCTTGAGTTTTCAAATGACAACCCGGAGGCGAATGAGGCCCGTTGTGTTATTGCGATGCCGCCGGGGAGCGTGGCGAGCCGTCTGACCCTCTGGATCAATGGTGTGGAGTGCGAGGCGGCCTTCGGCGGCACGAATCAGGTAAAGGCGGCGTACCGGGACGTGGCGGTTGTGCGGCGTCAGGACCCGGCGCTCCTGAGCAACCCGGCGAAGGGCGAGGTGTTCCTGCAATGCTTCCCCGTGCCGGCCTTCGGGAAGATGAAGGTGAAGATTGGCGTGACTGCGCCGCTCCAGTCCCTAGGCGGGAAAGCCTACCTGATGCTTCCGCGTATAGTGGATGAGAATTTTACTGTGGCTCCGCGATTTGCACACCAGATAAGCGCGGAAGGTTTCAAGGGCCTGTCGTCGCCGATTTCCGGCTTGACCGCGATTCCGGGAAACGGCGGCACATCCAGCATCGCCGGACGGGCGCCGCACAAGGCCCTTTCGGGCGAGGTCGCCACACCCTGGCTACTGGTCGAGGGCGCTGTTACCACGGGACTTTTCGAAGGCCAGTTGGGATCTTATAGTGCGACGATGGAAATCGCGCCGGCCGCGTCCACCGAATCTCGAAATGTTTGGCTTGTGGTGGATGGGTCGGCGGGCGTGGGTCGGGCGAAGATTGATTGGGCGGCGTTGGTGCGAGCTTTCCCGGAGGGTGCCGCGCTGCACGCGACCTTTGCCGGATTCAATTCGGAGCACTGGGACGAGTCCGGTGGGCGCGAGGGTCTGATTGCGTGGCTGTCGGCGCGGGATTTCGCGTACGGGCAGCGGGTGGTTCCGGCGATGGTAGAAGCGAGCCAGCGGGCCCTGGCCACGGCCAATGGGGAGTTGCTGGTGATCCATGGGCCCCAGCCGTACGAAGATGAAGAGGACGATGCGCTGGCGTCCGCCATCAAGCGGGGGCGGCGCAATGGCGGGGCCTTGCCGGTGCGGATGGTCGGTGTTGCGTCGGGTCCGAATGCCGTGGCGCGGTCGCTGGTGAACTTTTCGGAGGTTGAGACCATCGCAACCTTCGATTCTCCGCAGAAGACCTTGGAGCAGTTGGCGCGGGCGGGCGTGGCTACCGATCTTGTTCGCAAGTACACGCTGCGCGGCGATGGAGCGAGCGCGGTAGACGGCGCGCCGCACGGTACGGCGTCGCATGTGGTTCGAATGGCCGCGTTGGACCGAATCATGGGGCTGTTGCGATCGGAGTCGCCGCTGGAGACCGAGGAGGCCGTGTCGATTGCCAAGCGTTGTCGTCTGGTCACGCCGGTGAGCGGTGCGGTGGTGCTGGAGAATCAGGCCCAGTACGCCCGCCACGGTCTGGACGACAAGGAGGCCCTCGATGCCGTGCCGGCCGTGCCCGAACCGGAGGAGTGGCTGCTGCTTGGTGTGGCGGCGTTGGCGCTGGGGGTAGCGCTGCTTCGCCGGAAGAAGACCTTTGTTGTGGTGCCCTGA